A single genomic interval of Spirosoma linguale DSM 74 harbors:
- a CDS encoding transcriptional regulator, AraC family (PFAM: helix-turn-helix- domain containing protein AraC type~SMART: Helix-turn-helix, AraC domain~KEGG: psa:PST_2459 AraC family transcriptional regulator), translating into MQPKTNDSLSVGSINLILFAARQQGADADALARAVGIDAAQLKNPDGRVLIQQVQALWHEAIIATNDPALPLKLGEMVNPLALGVLAYVMMHCPTLGHVFDKLCHYQDIVCEGVQTTGQLIPADDKSGAKYVLSLRITSPDIIYPEHTFNSELSIYMSVIRALTGQRLTALETHFAYPRPSDTREHERVFDPTLLLFDASETTLVFDAALLDTPVLNANPSLFPLFEKHANDILNQLHTPSLKSRVKAEIVSLMKGEEPTLVSVADRLAMGVRTLQLHLKESGTSYQQLLDETRKELAIGHLREPNVSTTDIAYLLGFAEPSVFFRSFKKWTGQTPGAYRLAYA; encoded by the coding sequence ATGCAGCCTAAAACCAACGACTCTCTCTCTGTTGGCTCTATCAACCTCATCCTGTTTGCGGCCCGCCAGCAGGGAGCCGATGCCGATGCACTGGCCCGCGCGGTAGGTATCGACGCAGCTCAACTTAAGAACCCGGACGGGCGGGTACTCATTCAGCAGGTGCAGGCCCTCTGGCACGAAGCCATTATCGCGACGAACGATCCTGCTCTCCCGCTCAAACTGGGCGAAATGGTAAACCCGCTGGCTCTTGGGGTACTGGCCTACGTGATGATGCACTGTCCTACACTTGGGCACGTATTTGATAAGCTTTGCCACTACCAGGATATCGTCTGCGAAGGCGTCCAAACAACGGGGCAGCTCATTCCGGCCGACGACAAATCGGGCGCAAAGTACGTCTTATCGCTACGCATCACCAGCCCTGACATTATCTACCCGGAACATACCTTTAACTCCGAGCTGTCGATCTATATGTCGGTCATTCGTGCCCTCACGGGTCAGCGCCTGACCGCGCTTGAAACGCATTTTGCTTACCCGCGTCCAAGCGACACGCGCGAACATGAACGCGTGTTCGACCCTACCCTTCTCTTGTTTGATGCCAGCGAAACCACCCTGGTCTTCGATGCGGCCCTACTGGACACGCCCGTTCTCAATGCCAATCCCAGCCTGTTCCCGTTATTTGAGAAACACGCCAACGATATACTGAACCAACTCCATACACCCTCGCTGAAGAGTCGGGTGAAAGCCGAGATTGTCTCGCTGATGAAAGGTGAAGAGCCCACCCTGGTCAGCGTTGCCGACCGGCTGGCGATGGGCGTACGAACCTTGCAGCTTCACCTCAAAGAATCGGGCACATCGTATCAGCAGCTCCTCGACGAAACCCGCAAAGAACTTGCCATTGGGCACCTGCGCGAACCGAATGTGAGCACAACAGACATTGCCTATCTGCTGGGTTTTGCCGAACCCAGCGTTTTTTTCCGTTCCTTTAAAAAATGGACGGGCCAGACGCCGGGTGCATACCGGCTAGCCTACGCCTAG
- a CDS encoding response regulator receiver protein (PFAM: response regulator receiver~SMART: response regulator receiver~KEGG: nmu:Nmul_A1288 response regulator receiver domain-containing protein) has product MEDSRGPIIFIDDDQDDQLLFKPLLERLAPNNQVVFFTNGQQAIDYFRTSKEPPFIIISEVSMQVMNGLELRRQIEADADLKRRAVPFIFFTHPAYKHLVEKAYELTIQGFFEKQSSHSEMKEQLEAIINYWKSSLHPNRFMD; this is encoded by the coding sequence GTGGAAGATTCGAGAGGCCCCATTATTTTCATTGACGATGATCAGGATGATCAACTACTGTTTAAACCCCTGCTGGAACGACTTGCCCCCAACAATCAGGTCGTCTTTTTCACGAACGGCCAGCAGGCCATTGATTATTTCAGAACAAGCAAGGAACCTCCTTTTATCATTATCTCCGAAGTGAGTATGCAGGTCATGAACGGCCTTGAACTGCGCCGACAGATTGAAGCGGATGCGGACCTGAAGCGACGAGCTGTTCCGTTTATTTTCTTCACTCATCCGGCCTATAAACACCTGGTTGAAAAAGCGTATGAGCTAACTATTCAGGGCTTTTTCGAAAAACAAAGCAGCCACAGTGAGATGAAGGAGCAGCTGGAAGCGATTATCAATTACTGGAAGAGCAGCCTGCATCCCAACCGGTTCATGGATTGA
- a CDS encoding PDZ/DHR/GLGF domain protein (PFAM: PDZ/DHR/GLGF domain protein~SMART: PDZ/DHR/GLGF domain protein; Parallel beta- helix repeat~KEGG: hypothetical protein) codes for MTCLSQVIRTVFKGTLLGWLGFATPGYAQTRIFVSPSGSDTQAGTQALPVATLEKALEKVKTAPQNEVHIYLRRGTYYLAKTARITPQLIGNKRLLISAFQNEPVELNGGRKLALRWQKSGDRIWTANVAGEPFEQLYVNGKKQILARYPNYDSTARVFNGTAADAISRTRISRWKNPSGGYVHAIHQHEWGDFHYRITGKSGDTLTYEGGWQNNRPMGIHKNQRFVENIYEELDAPGEWFYDKATQTLSFMPPSGLDLNTAVVEVSRLKSLVELVGTPKTPLRQVRIHGIRLVNTERTFMEPYEPLLRSDWMLYRGAAIYLENTENCRIEACELTHLGGNAILVSRYNRNTSVDGCHIHHIGATAIGFVGDTSAVRSPAFRYEWVVPYADMDLRPGPKNNQYPANCTASDNLIHHTGEIEKQSTGVEISMASDITVRHNTIYQLPRAGINIGDGTWGGHLLEFNDVFDTVLETGDHGSFNSWGRDRFWHPNRKTMDSLAAAHPELIKLDAQKPVVIRNNRFRCDHGWDIDLDDGSSNYIIANNVLLNGGLKFREGFYRTAENNVIVNNSFHPHVWFKNSEDVFRRNIVMRPYFPIQIAYWGKEIDHNLFPDQTALQKAQQNGTDLHSQFGDPQFINPGQGDYRVAQTSPALAAGFRNFPMNQFGVQRASLRALARSPKLPQLINDRKESNVTEKTWLGIRIRNVNGLGDRSAFGLPDEKGIVVLIVPKESKLATSGLQKDDVIRTINGTDVATIAQLESIQQQLHFMSTIPVGVMRNQRIIDVQLPMK; via the coding sequence ATGACCTGTCTTTCTCAAGTGATACGAACTGTTTTTAAAGGCACCCTGCTTGGCTGGCTGGGCTTCGCTACACCAGGATATGCGCAGACCCGCATTTTTGTGTCTCCGTCGGGAAGCGATACCCAGGCAGGTACACAGGCATTACCCGTGGCAACGCTCGAAAAGGCACTGGAGAAAGTAAAAACTGCCCCTCAGAACGAGGTACATATCTACCTACGTAGAGGCACTTATTATTTAGCCAAAACGGCACGCATAACCCCGCAACTGATCGGCAATAAGCGGCTTTTGATCAGTGCATTCCAGAACGAACCCGTTGAGCTTAACGGCGGGCGGAAACTGGCGTTGCGCTGGCAAAAGTCCGGCGACAGAATCTGGACGGCCAACGTAGCAGGCGAACCGTTTGAGCAACTATACGTCAACGGGAAGAAGCAGATATTGGCTCGTTATCCAAACTATGATTCGACAGCCCGGGTGTTTAACGGAACAGCCGCTGACGCCATCAGCCGAACACGAATCAGCCGGTGGAAAAACCCGTCTGGCGGCTACGTTCACGCCATTCACCAGCACGAGTGGGGCGATTTTCATTACCGTATAACGGGTAAATCAGGCGATACGCTCACCTACGAAGGGGGCTGGCAGAATAACCGCCCGATGGGGATTCATAAGAATCAGCGGTTTGTCGAAAATATCTACGAAGAATTGGATGCTCCGGGCGAATGGTTTTATGACAAAGCCACCCAAACGCTTTCGTTTATGCCGCCTTCTGGCCTTGACCTGAATACGGCCGTTGTTGAGGTGTCGCGGTTGAAATCGTTGGTTGAGTTGGTTGGAACACCCAAAACTCCGCTTCGTCAGGTGCGTATTCATGGCATACGGCTGGTTAATACCGAGCGGACGTTTATGGAGCCGTATGAACCGCTGCTGCGTAGCGACTGGATGTTATACCGGGGTGCCGCGATTTATCTGGAAAACACCGAGAATTGCCGCATCGAAGCCTGCGAGCTTACCCATCTGGGTGGAAACGCCATTCTGGTGAGTCGGTATAATCGGAACACATCGGTCGATGGCTGTCATATTCATCACATAGGAGCTACTGCCATCGGGTTTGTGGGCGATACGTCGGCGGTTCGTTCACCTGCTTTTCGGTATGAGTGGGTTGTGCCTTATGCTGACATGGACCTGCGGCCGGGGCCAAAAAACAACCAGTACCCGGCAAACTGCACCGCCAGCGACAACCTCATTCACCACACCGGCGAGATTGAAAAACAGTCTACCGGCGTTGAAATTTCAATGGCTTCCGACATAACGGTACGCCATAATACGATTTATCAGCTGCCCCGCGCGGGGATCAATATTGGTGACGGCACCTGGGGCGGGCATTTGCTTGAGTTCAATGACGTATTCGACACCGTACTGGAAACGGGCGATCATGGTTCGTTTAATTCCTGGGGGCGCGACCGCTTCTGGCACCCCAACCGGAAAACGATGGATAGTCTGGCAGCCGCTCACCCGGAGCTGATTAAACTCGATGCGCAAAAACCAGTCGTTATCCGGAATAATCGGTTCCGCTGTGACCACGGATGGGATATTGATCTCGACGACGGCAGCAGTAATTACATCATTGCCAATAACGTATTGCTAAACGGCGGGCTGAAGTTTCGGGAAGGGTTTTACCGGACTGCCGAAAACAATGTGATCGTCAATAACTCCTTTCACCCGCACGTCTGGTTCAAAAACAGTGAGGATGTGTTTCGGAGGAACATCGTCATGCGGCCTTACTTTCCTATTCAGATCGCTTATTGGGGTAAAGAGATCGACCATAATTTATTTCCGGACCAGACTGCTTTGCAAAAGGCGCAGCAGAACGGTACCGATCTTCATAGTCAATTTGGTGATCCGCAATTTATCAATCCGGGGCAGGGCGACTATCGGGTAGCGCAGACAAGTCCGGCACTGGCTGCTGGCTTCCGGAATTTCCCCATGAATCAGTTTGGTGTGCAGCGGGCATCGTTACGAGCCTTGGCCCGTTCGCCTAAACTTCCCCAGCTAATTAACGACCGGAAAGAGTCGAACGTTACGGAGAAGACCTGGTTAGGCATTCGGATACGTAATGTGAATGGACTGGGCGACCGGTCGGCGTTCGGGTTGCCGGATGAAAAAGGGATTGTTGTGCTGATTGTGCCTAAAGAAAGCAAACTGGCTACGTCGGGTTTGCAGAAAGATGATGTCATTCGAACTATCAACGGCACCGATGTAGCAACCATCGCTCAGTTGGAGAGTATACAGCAACAACTACACTTCATGAGCACCATACCCGTTGGCGTAATGCGAAATCAACGGATCATAGATGTACAATTACCCATGAAGTGA
- a CDS encoding NAD-dependent epimerase/dehydratase (PFAM: NAD-dependent epimerase/dehydratase; Male sterility domain~KEGG: rlt:Rleg2_1460 NAD-dependent epimerase/dehydratase) — MKIVVIGGTGHIGTFLVPRLVAAGHDVTVVSRRQRDPYQTHDDWQQVAFVALDRTELEKQGKFGQAIADLTPDAVIDLISFELDSTRQLTDALTGRVRHFLHCGTIWVHGYNELVPVNESDPRYPIDAYGLRKAAIETYLLQEVDLAELPSTVIHPGHIVGPGWTPITPAGNLDARIFTKLATGREVLLPNQGLETLHHVHADDVALGFMLALDNPAASIGESFHILSERAMTWRGYAQALATWYGTSANLRFVTFDEFKQTTSEEYANQSWGHLLHSTNGSITKARQRLGFHPRYTSLEAIQESLTWLKEEGRL; from the coding sequence ATGAAAATTGTAGTGATTGGCGGTACCGGACACATTGGTACCTTTTTAGTGCCCCGACTGGTGGCGGCTGGACATGACGTAACCGTTGTTAGCCGCCGTCAACGTGATCCTTACCAGACTCACGACGATTGGCAACAGGTAGCCTTTGTCGCCTTAGATCGTACTGAGTTAGAAAAACAAGGGAAATTCGGTCAGGCCATAGCGGATTTAACCCCCGACGCGGTCATTGATTTAATTAGTTTCGAGCTGGACAGCACCAGGCAACTGACCGATGCCCTGACAGGACGCGTCAGGCACTTCCTGCACTGCGGTACGATTTGGGTTCACGGTTACAATGAGCTGGTTCCTGTCAACGAATCTGACCCCAGATACCCCATTGATGCGTATGGCCTTCGGAAGGCGGCCATTGAAACGTATTTGCTACAGGAAGTTGATCTGGCGGAGCTACCCTCGACGGTAATTCACCCGGGTCACATTGTCGGGCCGGGTTGGACGCCCATTACGCCGGCGGGTAATCTGGACGCCCGGATCTTCACTAAGTTGGCCACGGGCCGTGAGGTTCTGCTTCCCAACCAGGGCCTTGAAACCCTGCATCATGTGCATGCCGACGATGTGGCTTTAGGATTTATGCTGGCCCTTGACAATCCAGCAGCATCGATTGGTGAAAGTTTCCACATTCTTTCTGAGCGAGCCATGACCTGGCGCGGGTATGCTCAGGCCCTGGCTACCTGGTATGGCACCTCAGCGAATCTACGCTTCGTCACGTTCGACGAATTTAAACAGACCACCTCAGAGGAATACGCCAACCAAAGCTGGGGGCATTTGCTGCATAGCACCAATGGCAGCATTACCAAAGCACGCCAGCGGTTAGGCTTTCATCCCCGTTATACGTCTCTGGAAGCTATTCAGGAATCGCTTACCTGGCTGAAAGAAGAAGGCCGCTTATAA
- a CDS encoding PQQ-dependent enzyme-like protein (PFAM: PQQ-dependent enzyme-like; Pyrrolo-quinoline quinone; cytochrome c class I~SMART: Pyrrolo-quinoline quinone beta-propeller repeat~KEGG: bam:Bamb_5932 quinate/shikimate dehydrogenase, putative): protein MKRFTYPALLLTLGLLSLVEKPPTTDWPEYNGGPDRNHFSPLTQLNPGNVAGLKVAWEYASGGVDTLKNNTQIQCNPLIVDGVLYGVSAGSQAFALDAATGKEIWKTAFTDDTFAMNSRGVTYWTDGRQARIFFAYGSLLYALDARTGKPVVSFGKGGKINLKDGLARPGADEYVVSNTPGVIYKNLLIMGHRVSEVAPALPGDVRAYDLHTGRLVWTFHTIPHPGEYGADTWPKDGHLNFGGANNWMGMAIDRQRGIVYVPTGTAAFDLYGSTRPGKNLFGNSLIALDAATGKRRWHFQTIHHDIWDRDIPAPPNLFTVVHDGKKVDAVSVLSKQGFLFVFDRVTGKPLFPIEERPMPASTVPGEKAWPTQPIPLKPAPFTRQSFSESDINDFVTDRDTVLAQLRRWQSGKEFIPLPLSPNRTVFFPGTDGGAQWGGAAVDEDGIMYVPAKQIPVTMGLVPTADGSLSAKAVDRTGSQLYQTHCAACHGQNREGSHDGSYPALTSISQKRNQTSVTQVLAKGQGMMPAFTHLKEDERKAIVDFLFGKTTSVVSKTGLNTSPYHHTGFTRWYDRAGYPVSRPPWGTLTAIDMNTGEHRWQVPLGEYPELVAKGVPPTGTDNYGAPAVTAGGLLFIASSRDELIRAFDRKTGRELWRAKLPAAGYASPSTYAVNGKQYVVIACGGGKLKTKSGDRYVAFALP from the coding sequence ATGAAACGGTTTACCTACCCAGCCTTACTCCTGACCCTTGGCCTGCTCAGCCTGGTCGAAAAGCCCCCCACCACCGACTGGCCCGAATACAACGGTGGGCCGGATCGTAATCATTTTTCACCCCTCACTCAGTTAAATCCCGGTAATGTAGCGGGCTTGAAGGTCGCCTGGGAGTATGCGTCGGGCGGAGTCGATACGCTCAAGAATAATACCCAGATTCAGTGCAATCCGCTCATCGTCGACGGTGTACTGTACGGTGTTTCGGCGGGCTCGCAGGCCTTTGCCCTCGACGCGGCTACCGGCAAGGAGATTTGGAAAACTGCTTTTACCGACGATACCTTCGCCATGAATAGCCGGGGCGTTACCTACTGGACCGATGGACGACAGGCTCGGATTTTCTTCGCCTACGGATCGCTGCTCTATGCCCTCGACGCCCGAACGGGAAAGCCGGTGGTCAGTTTTGGTAAAGGCGGAAAAATTAACCTGAAAGATGGCCTCGCCCGTCCTGGAGCCGACGAGTATGTAGTAAGCAACACACCGGGCGTAATCTATAAAAATCTGCTTATCATGGGCCACCGGGTGTCGGAGGTTGCCCCGGCTCTGCCCGGCGACGTGCGCGCTTACGACCTGCACACGGGGCGGCTAGTCTGGACGTTCCACACCATTCCGCACCCCGGCGAGTACGGGGCCGACACCTGGCCCAAAGACGGCCACCTTAACTTCGGCGGAGCCAACAACTGGATGGGCATGGCTATCGACCGGCAGCGCGGCATCGTGTACGTACCCACGGGAACGGCAGCATTCGATTTATACGGCAGTACCCGGCCCGGTAAGAACCTGTTCGGCAATAGCCTGATAGCCCTCGACGCAGCTACGGGCAAGCGACGCTGGCATTTTCAGACGATCCACCACGACATTTGGGACCGCGATATTCCGGCTCCTCCCAATTTATTTACCGTTGTTCATGACGGCAAAAAAGTAGATGCCGTTTCGGTATTATCCAAACAAGGTTTTCTGTTTGTCTTTGACCGGGTTACGGGTAAGCCGCTATTCCCGATTGAGGAACGGCCCATGCCCGCTTCCACTGTTCCGGGGGAAAAAGCGTGGCCCACCCAGCCGATTCCCCTCAAACCCGCACCGTTTACCCGGCAATCGTTTTCAGAAAGCGATATTAACGACTTTGTCACCGACCGCGACACGGTACTGGCTCAACTCCGGCGCTGGCAATCGGGGAAGGAGTTTATTCCCCTGCCATTGAGTCCCAATCGTACCGTGTTTTTCCCCGGCACCGACGGTGGGGCGCAGTGGGGTGGGGCCGCGGTGGACGAAGATGGCATTATGTACGTTCCCGCCAAGCAAATTCCGGTCACCATGGGGCTGGTTCCGACCGCCGACGGTTCGTTGTCAGCCAAGGCTGTTGATCGCACGGGTAGCCAACTCTACCAAACGCACTGTGCCGCCTGCCATGGCCAAAACCGCGAAGGCAGTCATGATGGTAGCTATCCGGCCCTGACCAGTATTTCCCAAAAACGTAACCAGACGTCCGTAACCCAGGTTCTGGCCAAAGGTCAGGGAATGATGCCTGCATTCACTCACCTGAAGGAAGATGAGCGTAAGGCCATTGTGGATTTTTTGTTTGGTAAAACAACGTCCGTCGTCAGCAAAACGGGATTGAATACCTCCCCCTATCATCATACCGGCTTTACCCGTTGGTACGACCGGGCCGGGTACCCCGTGAGCCGCCCACCCTGGGGCACCCTGACGGCGATCGATATGAATACGGGCGAACACCGTTGGCAAGTGCCGCTGGGCGAGTACCCCGAACTGGTGGCGAAGGGGGTGCCCCCAACGGGCACTGATAACTATGGTGCCCCGGCTGTTACGGCGGGTGGGTTACTCTTCATCGCTTCTTCCCGCGACGAACTGATTCGGGCTTTCGATAGAAAAACGGGCCGTGAACTCTGGCGGGCCAAACTGCCGGCTGCCGGGTATGCTTCGCCAAGTACCTACGCGGTTAATGGCAAGCAATACGTAGTAATTGCCTGTGGGGGTGGCAAACTCAAAACGAAGTCGGGGGATCGGTACGTGGCGTTTGCGTTGCCGTAA
- a CDS encoding Redoxin domain protein (PFAM: Redoxin domain protein; alkyl hydroperoxide reductase/ Thiol specific antioxidant/ Mal allergen~KEGG: dal:Dalk_2031 redoxin domain protein), with protein MTSIKNSIHAFKLFFLGLAGLFITGISLGQTTGTAVTLGGKTIHTVGKLPAVGTPVKDFTLTGIDLTDKTLADYKGKYVIMNIFPSVNTGVCSKSVRKFNEDAAGLKNATVLCISKDLPFAQKAFCGAEGIKNVVMLSDFRTDFGSSYGVQIADGPMKGLLSRAVIVVNPEGKIVYEQQVPEIGQEPDYAAAIAAIK; from the coding sequence ATGACCAGCATCAAAAACTCCATACACGCTTTTAAACTCTTTTTTTTGGGACTAGCCGGACTGTTCATTACAGGTATTTCGCTGGGACAAACGACAGGCACGGCCGTTACTCTGGGCGGTAAAACAATTCATACCGTTGGTAAACTACCGGCTGTTGGAACACCAGTCAAAGATTTCACATTGACCGGTATTGATCTTACGGATAAAACGTTAGCCGATTACAAGGGAAAATACGTGATCATGAATATCTTCCCGAGTGTGAACACGGGTGTTTGCTCCAAATCGGTACGGAAGTTTAATGAAGATGCGGCAGGACTAAAAAACGCAACCGTGCTGTGTATTTCCAAAGATCTGCCTTTTGCTCAAAAAGCTTTTTGCGGTGCGGAAGGAATAAAGAATGTTGTGATGCTTTCTGATTTCAGAACTGATTTTGGCAGTTCTTACGGCGTGCAAATTGCCGACGGACCCATGAAAGGGCTGTTAAGCCGTGCGGTAATCGTAGTGAATCCCGAAGGAAAAATCGTCTATGAACAGCAAGTGCCGGAAATAGGACAAGAGCCTGATTACGCTGCTGCCATTGCGGCCATCAAGTAA
- a CDS encoding periplasmic binding protein (PFAM: periplasmic binding protein~KEGG: bxe:Bxe_A4249 iron ABC transporter periplasmic ligand-binding protein) has translation MPPKRIVSVVPSQTELLFDLGLDNELIGVTKFCIHPAGRVKTKVIVGGTKTLDLDRIQALNPDFILANKEENTREQIEALQQQYTVHITDMATVPDAISMIQEVGTLVGKQREAETMAQHIESRLLPPLPPLHLSVAYLIWRKPYMAAASDTFIDAMLSIAGFVNAFADKSRYPAVSPQDLQNARPDLIFLSSEPYPFRDKHITELQAICPAARIMLVDGEVFSWYGSRLLRASDYFKKLRSELGG, from the coding sequence ATGCCCCCCAAACGCATCGTTTCTGTTGTTCCCTCCCAAACCGAATTACTCTTCGACCTTGGTCTGGATAATGAACTGATTGGTGTCACGAAGTTCTGCATCCATCCGGCTGGCCGGGTGAAAACGAAGGTCATCGTCGGTGGTACCAAAACGCTGGATCTCGACCGGATTCAGGCATTGAACCCCGATTTTATTCTAGCCAACAAAGAGGAAAATACCAGGGAGCAGATCGAAGCCCTTCAGCAACAGTACACTGTACACATTACCGATATGGCAACGGTACCCGATGCAATCAGTATGATTCAGGAAGTAGGAACGCTGGTTGGTAAACAACGGGAAGCCGAAACAATGGCTCAGCATATCGAATCTCGTCTGCTTCCCCCTCTCCCGCCCTTGCATTTGTCCGTTGCTTATCTGATCTGGCGGAAACCGTATATGGCAGCCGCCAGCGATACCTTTATCGACGCCATGCTGAGCATAGCGGGTTTCGTCAATGCGTTTGCTGACAAAAGCCGATATCCGGCAGTTTCACCGCAGGATTTACAAAACGCCCGGCCCGATCTGATCTTTCTGTCGTCAGAGCCTTATCCGTTTAGGGATAAACATATTACCGAGTTGCAGGCCATCTGTCCAGCAGCGCGGATAATGCTGGTAGATGGGGAGGTGTTTTCGTGGTACGGAAGCCGATTGTTGCGGGCGTCCGACTATTTTAAAAAGTTGCGTAGCGAGTTAGGTGGGTAA